The DNA segment GCGTCCACCATGGGCATCCTGACCGTGGCCGTGGTCAGCAAGCCCTTTCTTTTCGAAAAGGAAAAAAGGATGCGCGTGGCCGAGGAGGGGATCCGCAAGCTGCGCGAGAACGTCGACGCCATCATCATCATTCCCAACCAGAAGCTGCTGGAATTGGGAGATCCCAATATCACCTACAAGAACGCCTACAAGAAAGCCGACGAGGTCCTGCTGCAGGCTGTGCGCGGGATTTCGGACATCATCAACAGCACCGGGGCCCAGAACGTCGATTTCGCCGACGTCAAAGCCACCATGGTCGGCCGGGGCATCACCCTGATGGGAACCGGCGAGGCCAAAGGCGAGAACCGGGCCGAGGAAGCCACCAAGCGGGCCCTGAATTCCCCGCTCCTGGACAACCTGGCCATCACCGGCGCCACCGGCGTTTTGTACAACATCACCGCTTCGTCGACCCTGACCCTGGCCGAGATCGAAAAGATATCCGACCTGATCACCCGCAACGCCGACGCGGACGCGACCATCAAGTTCGGGGTGATCGAGGATGAAAACAGCGGCGACACCCTGCGCATCACCGTGATCGCCACCGGCTTCAAGGAAAGCA comes from the Candidatus Aminicenantes bacterium genome and includes:
- a CDS encoding cell division protein FtsZ yields the protein ASTMGILTVAVVSKPFLFEKEKRMRVAEEGIRKLRENVDAIIIIPNQKLLELGDPNITYKNAYKKADEVLLQAVRGISDIINSTGAQNVDFADVKATMVGRGITLMGTGEAKGENRAEEATKRALNSPLLDNLAITGATGVLYNITASSTLTLAEIEKISDLITRNADADATIKFGVIEDENSGDTLRITVIATGFKESKSEAQMRGKTTPASFISPEPSYRQPTPAQPFLIQSRPGSSVDLGKYVNEGTMPNMTHGPENFDDPLDVPTFQRLNPIRKK